The genomic DNA GCCCGCGCCCAGGGAATCGTCGGACCAGAACTCGGGGGACGTGAAGAGCGCCCTGTAGACGGCGCGCAGGTCCCCGTCCGTGCGTTGGAATTCCCCCGCCAGCCGCTCCACCAGGGACGCGGGCGGCGTGTCCGAGACGAACTTGCGCGCCAGCTTCGTGGCGATGAAGCGAGCCGTGGCGGGATGGCGCGCGAGCAGGTCCAGCACCCGCTCCCCGTCCTCTTGTCCCCCGCCCGCGGGCAGCTCCTGGCCGAGCACTCGCTTAGTGTCCCCATCGTGCATCGCGGGCCGGAAGAGGAAGGCGGGGGCGTGCCGGGGCTTGTCGATCGTCCAGCCCGTGAAGGCGCGCGCCACCTCGCGCACGTCCTCCTGCGTGTACCCGCCCTCCACCCCGAGCGTATGCAGCTCCAGCAGTTCCCGGGCGTAGTTCTCGTTGAGCCCACCGGGGGGCCGCTCGTCCTGACGGCTCTTCTTGCCGCGCGGCACGAAGCCCTCGCGCGCGCTGCGCCAGTTGTCCAGGTAGAAGAGCATCGCCGGGTGGTGCGCGGTGGCGCCCAAGAGCTCCCGGAAGCGCCCGAAGACATGGGGCCTCAGCGCGTCGCGCTCGTAGGACGACACCATCCAGCGCACCGGCCCCTTCGCCGCCGACACGTTGAAGTGGTTGAACCAGAAGTCCACCAGCACCTCCTGCAACTGGCGCTCGCTCGCCACCGCGCGCAGGAGCTTCTGGGCCCGCAGCTCCTCGTCCACGCGTCTGGGCAGGGCGTCCGGACCCAGCATCTCGGTGAGCTGTTCCCGGTCCTCCTGGGACTCCAACCGCAAGCCCAGCTCGCGCGCCTGGTCCTTGAGCGGCGGATGGCGCGCCACCAGGGACTCCATGCTCAGGGACACCGTGGGCAGGGCCTCCAGCTCACGCGTCAGCGCCTCATCGGCGATGCGCTCGGGCCACAGTTGCCGCTCCATCCAGGCCTCCGGGCCCAGATGACGCACCGCGTCCCAGTCCCGAGGAGAGGGGCCGAAGGCGAGCCGCCGCAGCACGTGGAGGGCCCGCGTCTCGGGGCTCCACGCCGTGGCGGGCAGCACGAGGCGCGGCTCGTCCGGCACTTTCCGGGACGAGGTCGCGCACCCCGGAGCGGCCAGGAGGCCCAGGAGGCAGAGCAGAAGGCGACGGGGCGCGGAAGTCATCCCCCTCCCCTACACCCCAGCTCCTCCCAGGTTAATTTCCCGGGCTCACCCCGACACCTGCCCCACGTGCAGGCGCGTGTCGTAGAGGTAGCCCGGCCGGAAGCGCACGTAGTCCGCGACGCGATCGGTGAAACGTTCGGTGGAAGGAAGGCTCGTCATGGCCGCCTCATGCCGCGCTCGAGTTGATGTACCGGGTGATGCGCACCTGGAGTGCCCGGGGGGACAGGAGCATGAACCACGTGCCCAGCCGGTTGCGAAGCCCGGGCACCACCACGGCCCGGCCCCGCTTGACGGCCCGGAAGCCCGCCTCGGCCACCTGGCGCGGATCTCCCCGGCCGAACGGTCCCTCGAAGAGCCGGGGCTTGGGCCCATCCGCCGCCCGCGAGGCGAACTCCGTCTCCGTGTAGCCCGGGCACAGGGCCGTCACGTGCACGCCCTTGCCTCGCAGCTCCTCGTGGAGCGCGCTGGACAGGGACAGCACATACGCCTTGGTGGCGTAATAGACGGCCATGAGGGGGCCGGGCTGGAAGGCGGCCATCGACGCCACGTGGAGCACGTACCCGCGCCGCCTCACCACCATCGCCGGCAGGAGGGCGTGGGTGAGCGCGGTGAGGGCCCGGACGTTGAGATCGATCATCCCCAACTGCGGCCCGGCTGGCAGCGCGTCGAAGGCACCCGCCAGGCCAAAGCCGGCGCTGTTCACCAGGAACTCGACGTCGAGCCCGCGCTCCGACACTTCCCGCACCAGGGAGTCCACGCCGCCAGGCAGGGCGAGGTCCGCGCCCACCACCACGCAGGGCGTGCCATGTGCCTGGAGCAGCCGATCCGCCAGCTCCCGCAGGGCGTCGGTGCGCCGCGCCACCAGCACCAGCGCATAGCCCTCGCGCGCGAGAATCATCGCCAGCTCCCGGCCTATCCCACTGGAGGCCCCCGTCACCACCGCGTATGCCCGTTTCATGGGCCGCCACCCTTCCCCGAGCCCGGAGAGCCGTCAATGGCCTCGCACGTCGGATGAGATAGAACGGCCTCCCATGCAGACCGCGTCGACCCCCTGTCCGAACCACCCCACCTCTCCCGCCACCTTCACCTGCGCCCGCTGTGGCTCGTTCGCGTGTGAAGCCTGCCGGAGCCCCCAGGCGAGCACGTGGTGCGCCTCCTGCGCGGCGCGCTACGCCTCGCCGGGCCTGCCCGTGAGCGAGGTGCTGGGCGATACCTTCGGCTTCCTCATGCGCCACCCCGGGCCCATCGCGTTGCTCGCCGGCTACCACATCCTCTTCGGCCTGGCCCAGCTTCCCTTCAACATGGCCATGCAGGAGGCGATCAAGAGCGGCAATCTCTTCCCGTTCATGACCGATCGGCTGCCCTCGTGGATCGTCCTCATCGTCGGGGGGAGTGTCTTCTCGTCCATCGCGTACGCGCTCTTCATCCGCTTCGCCGGAGACGCGCTGGAGGGCCCGCCACGTCCGACGGGCGAGCTGGTGAACGCGGGGCTCCGCCGCGCGCTGCCCGTCCTGGGGACGAACCTGTTGCTCGGCATCGCCCTGGGCGTGGGCTTCATCCTGTGCCTGGCACCGGGCGTCTTCCTGTCCGTGACCCTGGCCCTGGCGCTCCCCGCCACGGTGCTCCACCCCTCCGGCCCCATCGATGCCCTGTCCTTCTCGTGGACGCGCACCCGGGGCCACCGCGGCAACCTGTTCCTCCTCCTGGTCATCCTCGGAGCGATCTTCATGGGGGTGGGCATCGTGAACGCCGGGGTGAACCTCGTGGTGACGCCCATGGGCCTGGGCGGCATGGCGGTGGGCAGCGTCATCACCCAGGCCCTCTCTGGCACGTGTGTCGCCCTGATGCTGGCGATGCTCGTCTGCTGCTACCTGCGGTTGACTGGCCGCTGGCTGCCCGTGGGCACGTCCCGGTAGGCGGCGACCCGCTCCACCGCGTCGCGCACGGGCGCGGGGAGGCGCCGGTAGTCCGGACCGATGTCCTCGGCGAAGTCCACCCGGTAGCCACTTGTGCGCTCGCGCAGCTCCGGCATCCAGGCCGTGTGCAGGGTGAAGGGCAGCCGGAAGCCCTCCGCCCCCAGGCGCGCCACCGGCCCCGCCGAGAGCCGGTTCGCGCGGAACAGCCACACCTCGGTGTCGTGCTCGCTCCACACGAGCGCCTGGAGCCACCCCTCGCCCCCGTCCCCGGGAATCCACGTGGGCGAGGACGCGATCCGCCCCTCGCCCAGCGAGTACCCATCCGTCACCCACATGCCCTCCAGGTCCACGCGCGCGAGCGCCGAGGGCTTGCGCTCGCGAGGCAGCCGCTCCACCGGGACGACGCGGTGCGGGTGTCCGCCATAGAGCCGCACCATGCGCTGGGTGAGGGCCCCGGGCTCGAAGCCCGAGTAGGCGAGCCAAGCGGCGCGCTGACGCGGGAGCGCGGAGGGCCGTTGATCCCTCGTGAACAAACCCAGGCCCCACAGCTCGGGGCTGAGCACCTGGGAGTGGGATTCCACCTCGCCGCCGTCCACGTGGATCACGTACCGGCCGAAGGGGTTGAGGTCCGCCTGCGTGAAGAGGCCGTACAGCTCCGGGTCCACGGGCTGGCCGGTGAAGTGGTTGAGATCCCCGGGCGCCACCACGGTGGGCAGCTCGATGGAGTTGGCGTGCGCGAGCCAGAGGGTGAGCCGTTCTCCATCGTCGTCGTAGTCCGCGAAGATGTGGGCGCCCTCCAGGGGGACGCGAATCACACGCGCCTCCACGTCCCGAGCCCCGTCCACGAGATCGCGTTTGCGCACGATGGCGATGTCCGTGTACGGGTTTTGAGGGAGCGTGCGAGGCAGGCCCCAGCGCTCGCCGGGCTCACGGGGGTAGACAGCGGAGTCGGTCCACGCGAGGAACGAGCGCGTGGCGAGCACTTCATGGATGTACTGGGAGAACGGCGCGCCGCTCACATGCCAGCGCCGCACGGCCCCCTCCCCGTCCCAGCGGCATACCCAGGTGTCGAGCTCCTCGCGGGACAGCGAGGTGCCATGCAGCGGCATGCTCGTGGTGTTGGTGGTGTACAGGCGCGTCTCGAAGGGATCGAAGAAGGGATGCGCCGGGGTCATGACGAGCGGCTGGACGACGCCGGGCGCGGTGACCTTCCACTCGCGCAGGGCTCCCACGGAGGTGACGTAGGCGAGCGCGCGGGGATCGATCTCCACGGGCCGGCCCGCGTCGAAGGTGGCGAGCAGACGTCCGTCCTGGATGGGAATCAGGGCCGTGTTGGCGGCATTGGGCACGGGTCCGAAGAGCAGCGGGAAGCGGGGATCCTCGAAGAGCTGGGACGGAAGCTGGGAGAGGACTTGAAGGCCCTCGGTCATCACGAGCCCCGTGTGCCAGGTGAGGTGCCCGTCGACGGGCGTCAGGTCCAACCGGTGCACGGCGCCGGGCCCGAAGAAGAAGGGCTGGCCCGACAGGGGCGTGGGACCGATGACGAAGGTGTGGCCGGACAGACCCGCGGGCCAGCGCCCCTCGCGCACCTCGAGCCGCAGAGGGCCCGGCGGCAGACCGGGGGAGCGCATCATCGCACCGGGTACGGACATGACCTTCTCCTCGGAGGGTTCAACCCATCATGTCCACGCCCCCTCTCGCATGAAGCACCGGGCCGCCCGCCCGTCTCCCGCTCATCCGGCGGAGTTCAATGTCCGCACATAGAACCCTACAGGACCTGTGCTCTCTATTGACCTGAGGAGTTGAATGTGTTTGGTTGTGTGGCACCCAGGGAGGGGCCACGTGGCGGATGAAAAGCGCGGCAAGGGAGATGAAACGGGGCCGTTCGAACTCGGCCGGAGCTATGACGAGGTGGGTCCCGACCTCGGCCGCCTCCATGACGCGTGGCACGTGAACACGGGCAGGCCCGCCCTGCGGCTGTATCCCAGCGACCTCGTGGAATGGCGGCCCTCTGGGCGTTGGGAGGCGCTGTTCGTCTGTGAGCCCGCTCCCGAGGACTCCTCCCCCGCTCCCATCACCCTCCTGGTGAACGGCGCACCCGTGTCAGTGCCCACGCCGGAGCTGGCGGATGTGCTCGTGATGATGTCCGCCGCGTTCACCCGCGTGGAGGACAACCCCCAGCTCCGCGCCCACCTGGCTTCGGGGCTGAACGCGTGGCCACCGCGACCCCTGAGCCCGCGACAGGCGCGAGGGCACGTCGTCGCGGGCCTCGCCCTAGCACTGGGCGGCTGTCTGCTGACGCGCCCCCACTCGCCCCCTGTCCACGGGGACTCGTCCGAGAACCCCGCCCCACGGGAGGCACAGTCGCTGGTGTACCTGGGAAGCTCGGACACCCAGGCCATGCTCGGGTATCCGTTGCCCGAGAAGCCCTTCCGCAATCAGGCGGTGCCTCCCTGTCCACGCAGGAAGGTCATCGTGGAGATCAACGGCGGGTGCTGGGTGGAAATCGCGCAGAAGCCTCCTTGCGAGGAGGATCAGGCCGAATACCAGGGCAAGTGCTACCTACCCGGAGCGAAGCAACCCCCAGTGCCTCGCTCCGTCGATCCCTGACGCGTCCGCGCTGATTGGGTCACGGTTTGCGGCCCCAAGCCTGGAAGAAAAGGTGCGAAACCACCAGCGTATTGGAGTCGTCGAGATGGCGCCGCAGGTCTTGCATGAGCGCGCTCAGCTCTCCCTCCTTGACGAAACCTTCCCTGATGACCATGTCGCGGATGTTCTGGATGAAGTCGAGGAAGATGCTCCGGCGGTGATGTCCATGCGGGTAGACGTGGATCACTGGATTCACTTGAAGCTCCACGATCCCGGCGTCACGCAGCATCCGGTGGGTTCTCCTCCCGACGAACAGGTCGACGCCCTTTGCACGAGAGTATGCCTGGAAAATCTCGAACAGACGGTCCCAGGCGGGGCAAGGTGGGTCGCACATATGCGAGAGGTAGTCCGCCTCATGGCTCGCAATGACACCTCCTGGACGCAGCAACGAGACCATCTCTTCGACGACTTGTTCCGGCTCGGGGATGTTAACGAGCACCAACCGGGAGAACACCACGTCGAACGACTCTCTCGGCAGGTGGGTGGCCTTCGCGTCCCCTTGCACGACCTCGACATTGGCGAGCTGTCGCCCCGCCACGAACTCGCGGGTCGACGCGACGAATTCCTTGCTCTTATCCAGCCCGACCACGGTCCCGCGCGGCCCCACACGCTCGGAAAGCAAATCGAGCACCCCACCCTGCGGCCCGCAGCCGATATCGATCGCCCTCGCGCCAGGGCGAATCTGGAGTTGATCAAGCAACCACCGGGCCTCACCCGCGAGTTCCTGGACCTGCTTGCGGAGACGCTCTTCCTCCGTCTGGCCGCGCCCCAAAAGATAGACGTCGGATTCTATCATTCCGCCAAGACCAATCGTCCCAGAGCCGCCATGATCGCGGAGATCACCGTAGCCGCTCGACGGTGACCGACGAGGTCACGAATCGAGCGGGCCGAGCAACCAGTAGCCGGGTGAGTCGGGCGATTCATCGAAGTAAAAACCGCGAATGCTCTCGACCAGCTCACTGCCGGTGATGAAGCCATCGTTGTCCTTGTCGATGCGGTGGAACCCCTCTCGAGCAACGTGCTCGGGCACGTGCATCAACGAGCCCATCCAACGGATCTCCTCGGAGACGGTGAGCTTCCCGTCGCGATCCTGATCCGCGATATCCATGACCGCGTTGATGTAGGGGACGTAGCCATCATTGAACGATTCGGCGGTCTCGAGCAGGCCCGCCGCGAACGCAGCTTTGTACTCGGCCAAGCTGATACGTCCGTCTGTATCGAGATCGGCGACCTTCCGCAGGTGCTCCCACAAACCCAAGCTGATCTCGACGAGCTTTTGCCGGGCGGGAGATTCGGGCCCGTGGCCGAACTCTTCGGCCATGCGCACGGCCGAGATCTCGAAATCACGGCGCTCCAGGAAGCCATTTTGATCGTTGTCGTGGGCGCGAAAGCGCCGAGCGAGCCTGCGCTCGAGAAAATCGGACAATTTAAACATACCACAATCCGTACCATGGCGGTGAATAAGGTGTCAACGGACAGAAATGCTCGACGCGCCTCGTCTGTGCCAACTGTTTTTGGCGCACCGGACTCGTTGGTGGACGAGCTCAAATCCTACAAGGCTGACGAAGATATCGAGCAGATTATCTCTGCGACTCCAGCGTCAAGTGCTTCACTGCGGCTCGGGCACCACCACCCTCTCCGTTTGTCGTGTTGCGAAGAAGCCAGCCCGTCCGTATGAGCACCCGACGTTGACCCTGGGAGCCCCCGAATGAACTCCGTGAAGATCGACATTTTCTCCGACGTCGTCTGCCCGTGGTGCCTCATCGGCACCGAGCGGCTCGTGAAGGTCCTGGACGCGATGGGCCTGCGCGAGACGGCTCGCGTGCGGTACCACGCGTTCATGCTGCGGCCCGACGCCCCCGAGGCCGGCACCAACCTGCGCGAGGAGCTGCGGGCGAAGTACGGCGCGGATCCCCAGGCCATGTTCGCCCGGGTCGAGGCCGCCGCCCGCGAGAGCGGCATCGCGCTCGATCTGTCCCGTCAGACCATGAGCTACCCCACCCCGCGCGCCCACACGCTGCTGCGCCACGCCTTCGCCAAGGGCACTCAGGAGGCCCTGGCCCGGGCGCTCTTCCAGGCGCACTTCCACGACGCCCAGAACATCTCCGATCCGGACGTGTTGCGGCGGCTCGCGGGCGCGCACGGCTTCACCGACGAGGAGACGCTGCGGCTGATCCAGGATCCGGCGGAGTTGGAGATCACCCGGAGCGACGCGGAGGAGGCCCGGCAACAGGGCATCCAGGGCGTGCCGTTCTTCATCTTCAATGACCGCCTCGCCCTGTCGGGCGCCCAGCCCGAGGGCGTGTTCCGCGAGGCCCTGCAGCAAGCGCTCCAGGGATAAGGAGCAATCGCCGCCCCTCGGAGGGCATGCGGCCGGCCTTGCCCACGCGGACCGGTGCTCATCCGGTGGCTACCTTCGCTCGCACCACCGGACGATGCCCCGCGCACGTCCGGACACGAGGGGGCGCACGGATGAACGAGCTGGGTCGCAAGGCGGCGGAACTCAAGCAGCGAGGCGATCAGCTCGGGGAGAAGGCCCTGCGCCATCCGTGGATGGTGCGGCTCGCCCGCCTGGGCTACCTGGCCAAGGGCGTGGTGTACGCCGTGGTGGGGGTGCTGGCGCTCCAGGTCGCCTTCGGTCAAGGCGGAGAGATGACGGACACGCGGGGCGCACTGGCCTCGCTGGCGGGCGAGACGTGGGGCGCGGTGCTGTTGACGGTGCTCGCCGTGGGGTTGACGGGCTACGTGCTCTGGCGCGGCGTGCAGGCGTGGATGGATCCCGACGGCAAGGGCACGAGTGCCAAGGGGCTGGTCATCCGCGCGGGGTACCTGGTGAGCGCGGGCATTCACGCCTCACTCGCGGTGGCGGCCCTCCGGCTGGCGCTGGGCGCGGGCGGCGTGGGGAAGCACGGCGACCAGAGCGCCCAGTCCTGGACGGCCCGGCTGTTGTCGGAGCCCTTCGGTCAGGCGCTCGTGGCGGTCGTGGGTCTCGTCATCGCCGGCATCGGTGCGTGGCAGATCCACAAGGCCTGGACGGAGAAGTTCCGCGACAAGCTGCGGCTCCAGGAGTTGGACGCCCGGCACGCGGCGTGGGCGATGCACGTGTGCAAGGGCGGCATCATCGCCCGGGGCGCCGTCTTCGTGATGATGGGCGGGTTCTTCCTCCTGGCGGCGCTGCACTCCAACCCGAGGGAGGCACGGGGCTTGGACGGAGCCCTGGCGGCGCTCGCGGAGCAGCCCTTCGGCACGCTGCTGCTGGCGCTCGCGGCGGCGGGACTCGTGGCCTACGCGGTCTACATGGCCGTCGTGTCCCGCTACCGGAGGTTCCTCGGGGCGTGAGCACGTCCCTAAGCCCGGAGCGCGCACCGACATTCGGCCGTGAGATCGATCTTCTCTTCTTGAGGTTGATCGAGGCCGATGCGCCCTACGAGGACTACAAACGCGAACTCCTCAAGTTGGAGAAGAGGTGGTCTCGGAAAGCGAAGACCCCCGTCCAGCTCCTCGCGGTGCGGCAAATCATCGCGAAGACCCTCCTCACCCAAGCCTTCGGTTTCAGCATGCCGTGGAAGGAGTTTGGTCGGTGGCTTCGCCGTCTCCAGCGGTTCGGCTTCCGCGATCTGGGGATGCGCGTTCACGTCGCCTGTCTCTACGTGCAGTCCCTTCACCTCTTTCCGCGTCAAGCCCGTGAGGCGTGGGAGATGTTGGATGACGCGGAGCGAAGAGCACTTCGGCTTCGCGGCGATCGTCCCCTGAGGCAGGAGCATCTGGAGTCGATCGCGCACGCGAAGAAGGTGGCCCAAGTACCGAGCCCTCTTCCTCGGTGAAAACACCAACATAGCCGTCGTGTCCCGCGACCAGAGGTTCCTCGGGGCGAGAGCGCTACACGTCCTTGAACTTCACCCCGCTGGTTCCGATGCGCTCCAGGGCCTTCTTGATCTCCTCCGAGACGAG from Melittangium boletus DSM 14713 includes the following:
- a CDS encoding EF-hand domain-containing protein, whose translation is MFKLSDFLERRLARRFRAHDNDQNGFLERRDFEISAVRMAEEFGHGPESPARQKLVEISLGLWEHLRKVADLDTDGRISLAEYKAAFAAGLLETAESFNDGYVPYINAVMDIADQDRDGKLTVSEEIRWMGSLMHVPEHVAREGFHRIDKDNDGFITGSELVESIRGFYFDESPDSPGYWLLGPLDS
- a CDS encoding methyltransferase domain-containing protein — encoded protein: MIESDVYLLGRGQTEEERLRKQVQELAGEARWLLDQLQIRPGARAIDIGCGPQGGVLDLLSERVGPRGTVVGLDKSKEFVASTREFVAGRQLANVEVVQGDAKATHLPRESFDVVFSRLVLVNIPEPEQVVEEMVSLLRPGGVIASHEADYLSHMCDPPCPAWDRLFEIFQAYSRAKGVDLFVGRRTHRMLRDAGIVELQVNPVIHVYPHGHHRRSIFLDFIQNIRDMVIREGFVKEGELSALMQDLRRHLDDSNTLVVSHLFFQAWGRKP
- a CDS encoding B-box zinc finger protein, encoding MQTASTPCPNHPTSPATFTCARCGSFACEACRSPQASTWCASCAARYASPGLPVSEVLGDTFGFLMRHPGPIALLAGYHILFGLAQLPFNMAMQEAIKSGNLFPFMTDRLPSWIVLIVGGSVFSSIAYALFIRFAGDALEGPPRPTGELVNAGLRRALPVLGTNLLLGIALGVGFILCLAPGVFLSVTLALALPATVLHPSGPIDALSFSWTRTRGHRGNLFLLLVILGAIFMGVGIVNAGVNLVVTPMGLGGMAVGSVITQALSGTCVALMLAMLVCCYLRLTGRWLPVGTSR
- a CDS encoding DUF1800 domain-containing protein — protein: MTSAPRRLLLCLLGLLAAPGCATSSRKVPDEPRLVLPATAWSPETRALHVLRRLAFGPSPRDWDAVRHLGPEAWMERQLWPERIADEALTRELEALPTVSLSMESLVARHPPLKDQARELGLRLESQEDREQLTEMLGPDALPRRVDEELRAQKLLRAVASERQLQEVLVDFWFNHFNVSAAKGPVRWMVSSYERDALRPHVFGRFRELLGATAHHPAMLFYLDNWRSAREGFVPRGKKSRQDERPPGGLNENYARELLELHTLGVEGGYTQEDVREVARAFTGWTIDKPRHAPAFLFRPAMHDGDTKRVLGQELPAGGGQEDGERVLDLLARHPATARFIATKLARKFVSDTPPASLVERLAGEFQRTDGDLRAVYRALFTSPEFWSDDSLGAGTKTPLELVASSLRALGVTTDGGPALARAVERMGQPLYRAPSPTGFPEHAEPWVNTGALVQRINFALALAAGRVKGTPVELQTLWPEPPAPDAAALLDVLAPRILFEPLSAETRATLLTALGPGDVRRAVGLLLGSPEFQKQ
- a CDS encoding DsbA family oxidoreductase, producing the protein MNSVKIDIFSDVVCPWCLIGTERLVKVLDAMGLRETARVRYHAFMLRPDAPEAGTNLREELRAKYGADPQAMFARVEAAARESGIALDLSRQTMSYPTPRAHTLLRHAFAKGTQEALARALFQAHFHDAQNISDPDVLRRLAGAHGFTDEETLRLIQDPAELEITRSDAEEARQQGIQGVPFFIFNDRLALSGAQPEGVFREALQQALQG
- a CDS encoding DUF1206 domain-containing protein; translation: MNELGRKAAELKQRGDQLGEKALRHPWMVRLARLGYLAKGVVYAVVGVLALQVAFGQGGEMTDTRGALASLAGETWGAVLLTVLAVGLTGYVLWRGVQAWMDPDGKGTSAKGLVIRAGYLVSAGIHASLAVAALRLALGAGGVGKHGDQSAQSWTARLLSEPFGQALVAVVGLVIAGIGAWQIHKAWTEKFRDKLRLQELDARHAAWAMHVCKGGIIARGAVFVMMGGFFLLAALHSNPREARGLDGALAALAEQPFGTLLLALAAAGLVAYAVYMAVVSRYRRFLGA
- a CDS encoding SDR family NAD(P)-dependent oxidoreductase, whose product is MKRAYAVVTGASSGIGRELAMILAREGYALVLVARRTDALRELADRLLQAHGTPCVVVGADLALPGGVDSLVREVSERGLDVEFLVNSAGFGLAGAFDALPAGPQLGMIDLNVRALTALTHALLPAMVVRRRGYVLHVASMAAFQPGPLMAVYYATKAYVLSLSSALHEELRGKGVHVTALCPGYTETEFASRAADGPKPRLFEGPFGRGDPRQVAEAGFRAVKRGRAVVVPGLRNRLGTWFMLLSPRALQVRITRYINSSAA
- a CDS encoding carotenoid oxygenase family protein; its protein translation is MSVPGAMMRSPGLPPGPLRLEVREGRWPAGLSGHTFVIGPTPLSGQPFFFGPGAVHRLDLTPVDGHLTWHTGLVMTEGLQVLSQLPSQLFEDPRFPLLFGPVPNAANTALIPIQDGRLLATFDAGRPVEIDPRALAYVTSVGALREWKVTAPGVVQPLVMTPAHPFFDPFETRLYTTNTTSMPLHGTSLSREELDTWVCRWDGEGAVRRWHVSGAPFSQYIHEVLATRSFLAWTDSAVYPREPGERWGLPRTLPQNPYTDIAIVRKRDLVDGARDVEARVIRVPLEGAHIFADYDDDGERLTLWLAHANSIELPTVVAPGDLNHFTGQPVDPELYGLFTQADLNPFGRYVIHVDGGEVESHSQVLSPELWGLGLFTRDQRPSALPRQRAAWLAYSGFEPGALTQRMVRLYGGHPHRVVPVERLPRERKPSALARVDLEGMWVTDGYSLGEGRIASSPTWIPGDGGEGWLQALVWSEHDTEVWLFRANRLSAGPVARLGAEGFRLPFTLHTAWMPELRERTSGYRVDFAEDIGPDYRRLPAPVRDAVERVAAYRDVPTGSQRPVNRR